The segment AAATGACTGACTTGTCTACAAAAATGACAGTCCTTAAAGACGCTGTCCCGGGTGCTTTTAAAACGGCAAAGAATGATTATATTAAGACAATTGAGAATAAAGGCCCTGAAATTGAGAAAGCGTTCCAGTCTACCTTGAACGGTGGATTTAGGAATGTATATCTTACCGCTGCCATAGCCGCCGTAATTGCTCTACTTCTGCTGCTGTTTTACCGCAACAAAGTAAAAATCAGCAATAGCAATATAGAAAGTTGTGAAGGCGACCCATTGAATCTACAGAACCCAGAGCACTGATTGTCACAGATGATGTGCATTTATATGAACCTGCTGCGAGTGCGGCAGGTTCATGTTTTTTTGTGCAAAAAAAGTCTCGCATTTCTGCGAGACGCTGTCATTTTTAAGATTAAAACACTCACCGTCGGCATTTTGTCCCTTTCCTGGTAATAGAAACAAAATGGAGGCCAATTGGCGCCGGCCTGGTAATTGCCCCATCCTCACTGATTATATATTTATTGTCCAGCAACCAGATTCAGAAAAGCGTTATCGCCGCCGTAATAAATGGCTAACCTCTTCATATTTCCTTACACATTCCCTCGTCGACCGACATTGTTTAAGTTGGAGTTTTATTGGGTTTTCTGTAAAAACACAAGGAGCTCCGCCCGACTTTTCAGATCCAGCTTATCTAATATGTGGCTGATATAATTTTTTACCGTTCCCTCAGTTACAAAAAGTGCGCTTCCTATCTCCTTATTACTCTTACCTAATAGCACCTGCTCACAAACCTCCACTTCCCTGGAAGTAAGCAAGCCGCCTGTACCTGTATTAATTCCGGGCACCGATTGACCCATTGGGTTCAGCGCTCCTATCAGTTTCTGCGAAACAAACGGATTGAGCAGTATATTACCCGAACAGGCTGCATGAATAGACTGAAGGATGGCATCAGATCCGGAATCTTTGAACACATATCCATCCGCACCGTATTTAAGGCCTTTAAAAATATACTCATCCTCCTGAAAAGTCGTGAGAATTATTACTTTGATATTCGGATACTGTTCTTTGACGATTCTTGTTGCCTCGATTCCATCCATAAGCGGCATTCGTATATCCATTAGTACAACTTCCGGGGTGATGCTTTTCAACATTTCAATCAGCTTTACCCCGTTTTCGGCTTCGCCTACAAGGTTTATTTCATCATGAAGGCTCAAAATCATCTTAAGCCCTTCTCGAACGATTTCCTGATCGTCGACAATTAGCGTATCGATCACAAAACATCACCTCGTTCTTTATTAACATAAGGAATTTCAAGTTTTACCTCAAAACCGCCTGTTTCGGAGAAGCTATAACTTGTGCTTCCTCCCAAAGCGACGGTGCGATTTTCAATACCGGTAAGCCCATGCGACTTCACAATTTCCCCCGAGCCATGCCCGTTGTCTTTAATCGAAACCTTCATAAGACTGCTGCTCAAAGAGATATCAATTGTAAAGTCATTGGCTTTGCCATGCCGTATGCCGTTCGTGACGGCCTCTCGCACAGCCTTATAGATGCAGTCTTTCATCTCCGGTTCCATCAGCTCCACCCGGTTGTTAAAAGAAAGGTGAAACAAAATTTCTCCGTCATGAAAGCTGTCAAATAACTCACTTATAGATTCTTTTAGCCCCATTGAGTTTTCTGTGGGGCTGTTTTTTAATGCCGTCACGGCGCTGCGCAAATCGTCTAGGCATTTTTTTGATTGCAATTGCGCGCGATGGATGGCCACTTTTGCTTTTACAGTATCTTTTCCCATGACATTCTCTGCAAACTCAAGGTTCATACCCAGAGCAACCAACCCATGCCCTATGGAATCATGGAGTTCCTGCGCAATCCGTGTTCGCTCTTCCACAACCGAGATTTTCTTAACATTCTCAGCATAGGCCTGAAGCCGGGCATTTGCACTTTGCAAATCAAGGTTAAGCTGTACAATTTTTTGCTTTTCAAATTTATTGCTGCGAAATTGCAATACGATCATTACCACAAAAGCGTAAATCAGGAGAAGCATCCACAACTGCGACCGCAACTGGATGTACTGTGAAACAAGATAAATCGAAAAGTGAAGCAGGACAGCTGGGAGAGGAAATTTTGCGCTGCCAAGAATGATCTCAACGAGTGTAAAAAAGAAATAGACGGCCGTTGCGGTGCTGTATGCATAATACAGTAAGATGCCGGAACCTAGTACCGAGATAACGAAAGAGATACCATAAAGCACCCGCCTGTTTTTAAGATATCGAACCCGCAGAATATCATTTAAATTGAGTGCCAAATAAGCTGCGACCCAGACGTATTCTATATAAGTCACTGTCCTACCAATAAGAATACTACCTGAACAAGCGATAAACAGCGCTGCCCTCAGCAGCCAAATCGCCGTCACTGATGGTTTCTTCATACGAACATCCCCCGCCGTTTCATCAGCTTAAAATTAAGGTGCAGATAAATTCCGCGATCGTCATAACAAATCAGTCATTTGTTTAATTGTTGAGGCAGCCCTATTATACCATAAATCTAAAACGGCGACACAGTGACGATAGTAACGACTCACTTCGTTACGAAAGTAACCGTCGAGTATTGACGAAAGTTTCTATCAGCCATGTTGCCTAAGCGGTATACTGAAATCACAATTAAGCACGGAGGAAAAAATGATGACCAATATGGTTGAATTGCATGGTATAACGAAAAAATATAAAACCTGCACGGCGGTTGACAATCTGACCCTGCACGTCCATGACGGAGAGGTTTTTGGGCTGGTTGGCCCGAACGGAGCGGGAAAGTCCACCACGGTTTCCATGCTCAGCACAATCAACACCCCAACTAGCGGTGATATTCGTATTGCCGGAATGACACTTTCCGCAAACAACCTCAAAATTAAACAGTTAATGGGGGTCGTTCCGCAGGAACTCGCATTGTATCAGACACTGAATGCATATGATAACCTCAGCTTTTTCGGCAGCCTTTATGGGCTATCGGGCCATAAACTGGAGGAGCGTATCGATGAAGTTCTGGACATCGTTGAGCTTACGGATAAGGCGGGTCAAGCAGTCAGTGAGTATTCTGGCGGCATGAAGCGGCGCATCAACATCGGTGTCGCACTAATGAATCACCCGAAGCTTCTGATTTTAGATGAGCCGACTGTCGGAATCGACCCTCAGTCGCGTAACCATATTCTTGAAACCATTAAAAGGCTTAATCGTGAATGGAATATGACCATTATTTATACCAGCCATTACATGGAGGAAGTGGAGTTTCTCTGCGAGCGGGTCGGAATCATTGACTTTGGAAAACTTAAAGCTCTGGGTACTGTAGAGGAGCTCAAACAAACATTTCATATATCCGATACACTTATTATCAGCTGTGGTCGGAGGATCAAGAGTTCGCCAGAGATAATGCGTCAGGTTAAATCAATCAGCGGCATTCAGCAAGTGGATTTTGACGAAAACGAGCTGCGCTGTGTTCTCTCAGCGGGGAATGCAGATGTGCTCTTCGTAATGGAACAGCTTAAGAAACTGGATGTGCCAATTGTAAACTTCCAATTCCGGCAGGCCAATCTAGAGGATGTATTTTTACAGATTACAGGAAAATCGCTGAGGGAATAACGAAAGCACAAACAATGGAGGGATATACTTGAAACTTAAAAAACTTTTTATTCTAGACTGTAAATTGCTTGCCAAAAACAAACTGCAATATTTGAAGCTATTACTATTTCCAGCAGTCATCATAGCAATACTAGGATTCGTTTTTAGTAAAGGTTCAGATGTGAAAATAGCACCTTTTACTGTTGCGTTTTTGAATAATGACATACCATCAGGGGCATCGTCTACCGATTCACTCGGCTCTGTATTTAAAAGTGATGCTCTTCAAAACAGCCAAGTCAATTCAACCATCCGGGTAGTTGACGTTTTGAGTGACAATGAAGCCGCGCAATTGCTCAATGACAGAAAAGCTTCCATCTATATCCGTATCCCGAAGGGCTTTACCAATAAGTATCTCAGCGGATACTCCGCTCAAATTCAGATTGATGCTGAGAACGCATCTGACATTCAAAGAGAAATGATAAATTCCATTGTACGGAGTTACATGCAAAATATCAATATGAAAAGAAACCTCCTTACTGCTGTAACCAATGAAGCACTGACACAACACACAGACGCCGATGTGGTAAAAAGGACAATTGCAAAAATAGGTACAGACGCGCAGCAGACGGATTTGCTGGTTCAGTCGCCAACCGGAGAGAGGCCGCCCATTTCATCTATGCAGTATTACTCAATGGCTATAACCCTTATGTTTTCTATCTTGACAGCTGTAACGTTGATTCACAGTATCGTTGATGAAAAGCTAAACGGAACCTTTATGCGAATTGAAGCTGCACCAATTTCACGAGTAGAATTCATTTTTGGGAAGCTGCTAAGTATTACACTCTCTGTATTTTTGCAAATTCTGATTTTAATTATCTTTACCAGCTTAGTTTACCACGCAAACTGGGGGAACCCTGGGCTTGTGCTTGTCACAACATCTCTCTATAGCCTTATGGTAGGCGCGCTCGCGCTTTCACTCGGCCTTGTAGCAAGTAACCAGGCATCAGTTTCAAGCTATTCGAGCTTGTTGCTCTGGGGTGGTGGTTTTCTTGGTGGCTCCTTTATTAAGCTTAACAATATCGGCGGGCCGCTCGA is part of the Bacillota bacterium genome and harbors:
- a CDS encoding ABC transporter permease, producing MKLKKLFILDCKLLAKNKLQYLKLLLFPAVIIAILGFVFSKGSDVKIAPFTVAFLNNDIPSGASSTDSLGSVFKSDALQNSQVNSTIRVVDVLSDNEAAQLLNDRKASIYIRIPKGFTNKYLSGYSAQIQIDAENASDIQREMINSIVRSYMQNINMKRNLLTAVTNEALTQHTDADVVKRTIAKIGTDAQQTDLLVQSPTGERPPISSMQYYSMAITLMFSILTAVTLIHSIVDEKLNGTFMRIEAAPISRVEFIFGKLLSITLSVFLQILILIIFTSLVYHANWGNPGLVLVTTSLYSLMVGALALSLGLVASNQASVSSYSSLLLWGGGFLGGSFIKLNNIGGPLEIIYHIIPNGAALEAYLGIANGNGLQIIITNLLDIALFAALFLSVCVVSQYERGGTLHARTVKNAA
- a CDS encoding ABC transporter ATP-binding protein, coding for MVELHGITKKYKTCTAVDNLTLHVHDGEVFGLVGPNGAGKSTTVSMLSTINTPTSGDIRIAGMTLSANNLKIKQLMGVVPQELALYQTLNAYDNLSFFGSLYGLSGHKLEERIDEVLDIVELTDKAGQAVSEYSGGMKRRINIGVALMNHPKLLILDEPTVGIDPQSRNHILETIKRLNREWNMTIIYTSHYMEEVEFLCERVGIIDFGKLKALGTVEELKQTFHISDTLIISCGRRIKSSPEIMRQVKSISGIQQVDFDENELRCVLSAGNADVLFVMEQLKKLDVPIVNFQFRQANLEDVFLQITGKSLRE
- a CDS encoding response regulator transcription factor, which translates into the protein MIDTLIVDDQEIVREGLKMILSLHDEINLVGEAENGVKLIEMLKSITPEVVLMDIRMPLMDGIEATRIVKEQYPNIKVIILTTFQEDEYIFKGLKYGADGYVFKDSGSDAILQSIHAACSGNILLNPFVSQKLIGALNPMGQSVPGINTGTGGLLTSREVEVCEQVLLGKSNKEIGSALFVTEGTVKNYISHILDKLDLKSRAELLVFLQKTQ
- a CDS encoding sensor histidine kinase; translated protein: MKKPSVTAIWLLRAALFIACSGSILIGRTVTYIEYVWVAAYLALNLNDILRVRYLKNRRVLYGISFVISVLGSGILLYYAYSTATAVYFFFTLVEIILGSAKFPLPAVLLHFSIYLVSQYIQLRSQLWMLLLIYAFVVMIVLQFRSNKFEKQKIVQLNLDLQSANARLQAYAENVKKISVVEERTRIAQELHDSIGHGLVALGMNLEFAENVMGKDTVKAKVAIHRAQLQSKKCLDDLRSAVTALKNSPTENSMGLKESISELFDSFHDGEILFHLSFNNRVELMEPEMKDCIYKAVREAVTNGIRHGKANDFTIDISLSSSLMKVSIKDNGHGSGEIVKSHGLTGIENRTVALGGSTSYSFSETGGFEVKLEIPYVNKERGDVL